Proteins co-encoded in one Vagococcus entomophilus genomic window:
- a CDS encoding PTS sugar transporter subunit IIA, with the protein MFGFLKKKDKAEKDYLLHAVADGEAIEITQVNDPVFSQKMMGDGYAVLPTSGDIYAPIKGKVLSVFPTKHAVGMKMDNGLEVLLHMGVDTVSLEGAPFEIKVKEGQSVDEHTLIAKVDLQALKKAEKNNDMIVILTNMDQVASYELSKTGSVTAGEVIGEVTAK; encoded by the coding sequence ATGTTTGGATTTTTAAAGAAAAAAGATAAAGCAGAAAAAGACTATTTATTACACGCTGTTGCAGATGGAGAGGCTATTGAGATCACACAAGTCAATGATCCAGTATTTTCACAAAAAATGATGGGAGACGGCTATGCAGTATTGCCAACCTCTGGAGACATCTACGCACCTATTAAAGGAAAAGTCTTAAGTGTATTTCCGACAAAACATGCTGTAGGCATGAAGATGGACAATGGCTTAGAAGTCTTGTTACATATGGGGGTAGATACCGTTTCTTTAGAGGGGGCTCCTTTTGAAATTAAAGTAAAAGAAGGCCAAAGCGTTGATGAGCATACACTCATTGCCAAAGTGGACCTACAAGCGTTAAAAAAAGCAGAAAAAAACAATGATATGATTGTTATTTTGACCAACATGGACCAAGTTGCAAGCTACGAATTAAGTAAAACTGGTTCGGTTACGGCGGGCGAAGTAATTGGTGAAGTAACAGCTAAATAA
- a CDS encoding undecaprenyl-diphosphate phosphatase, translating to MDWFNLFKAIILGIVEGITEWLPISSTGHLILVDEFLKLEATPAFKEMFNVVIQLGAILAVCVLFFHKLNPFSPQKNRQEKEATWSLWFKVVIGSIPALVLGLPLDDFLEEHFHKFLPIAIMLILYGVLFIIVENYNKNRVPKCKDFGHFTYKAAFLIGCFQVLALMPGTSRSGATIIGAILIGCSRFVATEFSFFLSIPAMFGASGIKLLKFFMRGNSFTFSEFIILMVGCIVAFFVSIVVIKFFIGYIKTNDFKAFGWYRIILGAILIGYWAFNR from the coding sequence ATGGATTGGTTTAATCTCTTTAAAGCGATTATTTTAGGTATTGTTGAAGGAATAACAGAATGGCTGCCTATCAGTAGTACAGGACACTTAATCTTAGTCGATGAATTTTTAAAATTAGAAGCAACACCAGCCTTTAAGGAAATGTTTAATGTCGTCATTCAACTAGGTGCTATTCTAGCTGTTTGTGTGCTTTTTTTCCACAAATTAAACCCGTTTTCGCCTCAAAAAAATCGTCAAGAAAAAGAGGCTACCTGGTCATTATGGTTTAAAGTTGTCATCGGGTCGATTCCAGCACTGGTTTTAGGGCTACCTTTGGATGATTTCTTGGAAGAACATTTCCATAAATTTTTACCGATTGCCATCATGCTCATTCTTTACGGAGTACTATTCATTATAGTAGAAAATTATAATAAAAATCGTGTTCCTAAATGTAAAGACTTTGGTCATTTTACTTATAAAGCAGCATTTTTAATCGGTTGTTTCCAAGTACTTGCTCTAATGCCTGGAACCTCTCGTTCTGGAGCAACAATCATTGGTGCCATTTTAATTGGCTGTTCTCGATTCGTTGCCACAGAATTCTCCTTTTTCCTAAGTATTCCAGCTATGTTTGGTGCAAGTGGCATCAAGCTGCTTAAGTTTTTTATGCGCGGAAACTCATTTACCTTTTCAGAATTTATCATCCTAATGGTTGGTTGTATTGTCGCATTTTTTGTTTCGATTGTCGTTATCAAATTCTTTATTGGCTATATTAAAACAAATGATTTCAAAGCATTCGGTTGGTATCGTATCATCCTTGGAGCCATTTTGATTGGTTATTGGGCGTTCAATCGCTAA
- a CDS encoding histidine phosphatase family protein yields MTQRKITLYLTRHGKTMFNTLDKVQGWSDTPLTTTGATVVSHLGKGLKATPFVAAYSSDSGRAIETAKIILNENQDSRIQHHTDKRIREWNFGSFEGSLNSELTELILRDKDCKTPEELLKTHPTFKDFSDAIYELDTANWAETYETLTQRIHSGFADIAKKHACAKGGNLLVVSHGLTIANFLNLIDPTIPVYTSISNASVSKVEYQNGVFTIKSINDTSYIEQGKNS; encoded by the coding sequence ATGACGCAAAGAAAAATCACCCTGTACCTAACGAGACATGGGAAAACAATGTTTAACACTTTAGATAAAGTCCAAGGATGGTCTGATACCCCGCTTACGACTACTGGTGCAACTGTCGTAAGTCATTTAGGTAAAGGCCTAAAGGCAACGCCCTTCGTTGCTGCTTATTCAAGCGATAGTGGACGAGCAATTGAAACAGCCAAAATTATTTTAAACGAAAATCAAGACTCGCGGATCCAGCACCATACGGATAAGCGAATCCGCGAATGGAATTTTGGAAGCTTTGAAGGCAGTTTAAACTCTGAGTTGACCGAGTTAATCCTTAGAGACAAAGACTGTAAAACTCCAGAAGAATTGCTTAAAACTCATCCGACCTTCAAAGACTTCTCAGATGCAATTTATGAATTGGATACAGCAAATTGGGCAGAAACTTATGAAACACTTACTCAAAGAATTCATAGTGGTTTTGCAGATATTGCTAAAAAGCATGCTTGTGCAAAAGGAGGCAACCTACTGGTCGTATCTCATGGATTAACGATTGCCAACTTTTTAAATTTAATTGATCCAACGATTCCAGTTTATACTTCGATTAGTAATGCAAGTGTTTCTAAGGTCGAGTATCAAAACGGAGTATTTACAATCAAAAGCATTAATGATACTTCTTATATTGAACAGGGAAAAAATAGTTAA
- a CDS encoding MBL fold metallo-hydrolase gives MPDILRIPTGTIDENCYLVYHDENLLIIDPGTDSLNIIQSIKNLAKVPVAILLTHTHYDHIGAVEELRHIYQIPVYVSPLEQEWLGNPIHNLSGLSRHDDIADIVVAPAEFEFEMKEYQLGGMNFRVVPTPGHSIGSVSFIFDTFVLTGDALFKGSVGRSDLYTGNHEQLIHSIQTQLFILPDDLVAYPGHREPTTIGYEKATNPFFN, from the coding sequence TTGCCAGATATTTTACGCATCCCTACTGGAACAATCGATGAAAATTGTTACTTAGTCTATCATGATGAGAACCTGTTAATTATTGATCCTGGAACAGACTCTTTAAACATTATTCAGTCCATTAAAAACTTAGCAAAGGTCCCCGTCGCTATTTTATTGACACATACACATTATGACCATATTGGAGCAGTAGAAGAATTGCGTCATATTTACCAAATCCCTGTTTATGTGAGTCCATTAGAGCAAGAATGGTTAGGGAACCCCATTCACAATTTGTCAGGCCTGTCACGCCATGATGATATTGCAGATATTGTTGTTGCACCCGCTGAATTTGAATTTGAGATGAAAGAGTATCAGCTTGGTGGCATGAACTTTCGTGTCGTCCCCACTCCTGGGCATTCAATTGGAAGTGTAAGTTTTATTTTTGATACATTTGTGCTAACTGGAGATGCCTTGTTTAAGGGGAGCGTTGGGCGTAGTGACTTATATACAGGAAACCATGAACAGCTCATTCACAGTATTCAAACACAATTGTTCATTTTACCAGATGATCTGGTTGCCTATCCTGGACATAGAGAACCTACAACGATTGGATATGAAAAAGCGACTAACCCGTTCTTCAACTAA
- a CDS encoding tyrosine-protein phosphatase, with translation MTENNQTMNSTQAKVNPQNRLVPMEGVENFRDMGGYLTKDGKQVKYGHLYRSSALYYLTEKDKELFRDLGIQVIFDYRDEPEVVKEPDPVLENVQNIRVPANLTNEEIGNEDIMSDEYKKNLKKEGLADFYKEIAFNNPSYKRLFEVALDDEVESLVHHCAAGKDRTGVGAAMLLMALGVPRESIMEDYLLSTEFLPEYIERNTAPAKAHYSPEQFENFRNYFIVKADYLQTFFDSIDAVYEGDDWLFLEKEYQINQFYREKLRKKYLEY, from the coding sequence ATGACAGAAAATAATCAAACAATGAATTCCACCCAGGCTAAAGTAAATCCTCAGAATCGTTTGGTTCCAATGGAAGGTGTTGAAAATTTCCGAGATATGGGGGGGTATTTGACCAAAGATGGGAAGCAAGTAAAGTATGGTCATTTATATCGTTCCTCTGCTCTTTATTATCTAACGGAAAAAGATAAGGAATTATTTCGTGATCTGGGAATCCAAGTGATTTTTGATTATCGCGACGAGCCAGAAGTGGTTAAAGAGCCAGATCCTGTTTTGGAAAATGTCCAAAATATTCGTGTTCCAGCAAACCTTACGAATGAGGAGATTGGAAATGAGGATATCATGTCAGACGAGTATAAAAAGAATTTGAAAAAAGAAGGACTCGCTGATTTTTATAAAGAAATTGCCTTCAATAATCCTTCTTACAAGCGCCTTTTTGAAGTTGCTTTGGATGATGAGGTAGAGAGTCTTGTTCATCACTGCGCTGCTGGAAAGGACCGAACAGGAGTTGGAGCTGCCATGCTTCTTATGGCCTTAGGTGTACCAAGAGAATCAATTATGGAAGACTATTTGCTCAGTACTGAGTTTTTACCTGAATATATCGAACGTAATACAGCTCCAGCTAAGGCTCATTATTCACCAGAACAATTTGAAAATTTTCGTAACTATTTTATTGTGAAAGCTGACTACTTACAAACATTTTTTGACTCAATTGATGCGGTATATGAGGGTGATGACTGGTTATTTTTAGAAAAAGAATATCAAATTAATCAATTTTATCGTGAAAAATTACGAAAAAAATATTTGGAGTATTAA